One Streptomyces sp. ML-6 genomic region harbors:
- a CDS encoding beta-N-acetylglucosaminidase domain-containing protein — MRLTRRGQAAAIAVAVFGGLFSAQAPAAVAAPPGPGSSPAATTPDRAGGTPPAVWPRPQSVETSGRSVPLTSEATLVADAHADPYAVDALRRVLRDAGVRTVHESLPGRGPVVRLGGDGARDALRALRAPARGDLPSGGYRIAVGRAGGRDTVALDGVGEDGLFHGVQTLRQLIRGGEVAGVTVRDWPATAVRGMAEGFYGQPWSREERLAQIDFMGRTKQNRYLYAAGDDPYRQARWRDPYPADRRADFRALAERARAAHVTLGWAVSPGQAMCMSSDDDVRALTKKLDAMWALGVRAFQLQFQDVSYSEWHCDADADAFGRGPEAAARAQARVASAVARHLADRHPDAPPLSVMPTEFYQDGATEYRTALAEELDDRVHVAWTGVGVVPRTITGGELAGARAAFRHPLVTLDNYPVNDYAQDRLFLGPYTGRDPAVASGSAALLANAMEQSSASRIPLFTAADFAWNPRGYRPQESWRAAIDDLAGGDARTGDALRALAGNSAASVLGGDESAYLRPLLAAFWKSRTGEDAAARDEAARELRAAFTVMRRAPERLAGVAEGRLGEEVRPWSEQLSRYGRAGELAVDLLGAQARGDGAAAWRASLALEPVHKAVKAGGATVGKGVLGPFLDRVRREADAWTGADRDAGTVSRTPDGYTVRLNRPRPVETVTAMTAPGSGSVAGATLEAHVPGEGWRTLGTLSETGWTQRAAKGLRADAIRISRPAEVPVTPSVVTGSLPPFVPGSRAGDGAGGSTPSRPLDVRALVPWFGDEPAARLDLVRGETDAVIGGGPQRVEAHLAARRPAEVRGELTAKAPEGIEVSVPKQTRVPRGSHTAVPVEITVPAGTPAGEYEVPIGFGDERSTLTVRAFPPTGGPDLLRTATASSSGDETPDFPASAATDGDPGTRWSSPVEDGAWWQAELPRTTRVGKVVLHWQDAYASRYRVQVSSDGRNWRTAATVREGGGGHESVRMDAKDTRFLRVQGDARGTEFGYSLWSVEAYAVADEG; from the coding sequence ATGCGGCTCACACGCAGGGGGCAGGCGGCGGCCATCGCGGTGGCCGTGTTCGGCGGACTGTTCTCCGCCCAGGCCCCGGCCGCCGTCGCGGCCCCTCCGGGGCCCGGCTCCTCCCCCGCCGCCACCACGCCCGACCGCGCGGGCGGGACGCCGCCCGCGGTGTGGCCCCGGCCGCAGTCCGTCGAGACCTCGGGCCGGTCCGTGCCGCTCACCTCCGAGGCCACCCTCGTCGCCGACGCGCACGCCGATCCGTACGCGGTCGACGCGCTGCGCCGGGTGCTGCGGGACGCGGGCGTGCGGACCGTCCACGAGTCCCTGCCCGGCCGCGGCCCGGTCGTCCGGCTCGGCGGCGACGGCGCCCGGGACGCGCTGCGCGCCCTGCGCGCCCCCGCCCGCGGCGATCTGCCCTCCGGCGGCTACCGGATCGCGGTCGGCCGGGCCGGGGGCCGGGACACCGTCGCCCTCGACGGCGTCGGCGAGGACGGCCTCTTCCACGGCGTGCAGACGCTGCGTCAGCTGATCCGGGGCGGCGAGGTCGCCGGGGTGACCGTCCGGGACTGGCCCGCCACCGCCGTGCGCGGCATGGCCGAGGGCTTCTACGGGCAGCCGTGGTCCCGCGAGGAGCGGCTGGCGCAGATCGACTTCATGGGGCGCACGAAGCAGAACAGGTACCTGTACGCGGCGGGCGACGACCCGTACCGGCAGGCCCGCTGGCGCGACCCGTACCCGGCCGACCGGCGCGCCGACTTCCGGGCGCTGGCCGAGCGGGCGCGGGCGGCGCACGTGACGCTCGGCTGGGCCGTCTCGCCCGGTCAGGCCATGTGCATGTCGTCGGACGACGACGTGCGGGCGCTGACGAAGAAGCTCGATGCGATGTGGGCGCTGGGGGTGCGGGCCTTCCAGCTCCAGTTCCAGGACGTCAGCTACAGCGAGTGGCACTGCGACGCCGACGCCGACGCCTTCGGCCGGGGCCCCGAGGCCGCGGCCCGGGCGCAGGCGCGGGTGGCGAGCGCGGTGGCCCGGCACCTCGCGGACCGTCACCCGGACGCGCCGCCGCTGTCGGTGATGCCGACGGAGTTCTACCAGGACGGGGCGACCGAGTACCGCACGGCGCTCGCCGAGGAGCTGGACGACCGGGTCCATGTGGCCTGGACCGGGGTCGGGGTCGTGCCGCGGACCATCACCGGCGGGGAACTGGCCGGGGCCCGCGCCGCGTTCCGGCACCCGCTGGTCACGCTGGACAACTACCCGGTCAACGACTACGCCCAGGACCGGCTCTTCCTCGGCCCGTACACCGGCCGGGACCCGGCGGTGGCGAGCGGTTCCGCGGCGCTGCTCGCCAACGCGATGGAGCAGTCCTCCGCATCCCGCATCCCGCTGTTCACCGCTGCCGACTTCGCCTGGAACCCGCGGGGCTACCGGCCGCAGGAGTCCTGGCGGGCGGCGATCGACGACCTGGCGGGCGGCGACGCGCGCACCGGGGACGCGCTGCGCGCGCTGGCCGGGAACAGCGCCGCGTCCGTGCTGGGCGGTGACGAGTCGGCGTACCTGCGGCCGCTGCTGGCCGCGTTCTGGAAGTCCCGCACCGGCGAGGACGCCGCGGCGCGGGACGAGGCGGCCCGCGAGCTGCGGGCTGCGTTCACCGTGATGCGCCGGGCCCCGGAGCGGCTGGCGGGCGTGGCGGAGGGGCGGCTGGGCGAGGAAGTGCGGCCGTGGAGCGAGCAGTTGTCCCGGTACGGCCGGGCGGGCGAACTGGCCGTCGATCTGCTGGGCGCCCAGGCGCGCGGTGACGGCGCCGCCGCGTGGCGGGCGTCGCTGGCGCTGGAGCCGGTGCACAAGGCCGTGAAGGCGGGCGGTGCGACGGTCGGCAAGGGGGTCCTCGGGCCGTTCCTGGACCGGGTGCGCCGGGAGGCGGACGCCTGGACGGGCGCGGACCGCGACGCCGGTACGGTCTCGAGGACGCCGGACGGCTACACGGTCCGGCTGAACCGGCCCCGCCCGGTGGAGACGGTGACGGCGATGACCGCGCCGGGCAGCGGCTCGGTGGCGGGGGCGACGCTGGAGGCCCATGTGCCCGGCGAGGGCTGGCGCACGCTCGGCACGCTGTCGGAGACCGGCTGGACCCAGAGGGCGGCCAAGGGGCTGCGGGCCGACGCGATCCGGATCAGCCGTCCCGCGGAGGTCCCGGTGACGCCCTCCGTCGTCACGGGCTCCCTGCCGCCGTTCGTGCCCGGGAGCCGGGCGGGCGACGGGGCCGGCGGGAGCACGCCGTCGCGGCCCCTGGACGTGCGGGCGCTCGTGCCCTGGTTCGGGGACGAGCCCGCCGCCCGGCTCGATCTCGTGCGCGGCGAGACGGACGCCGTGATCGGCGGCGGTCCGCAGCGGGTCGAGGCGCACCTGGCCGCCCGGCGCCCCGCCGAGGTGCGGGGCGAGCTCACCGCGAAGGCGCCCGAGGGCATCGAGGTGAGCGTCCCCAAGCAAACGAGGGTGCCGCGCGGTTCGCACACCGCCGTTCCCGTCGAGATCACGGTCCCGGCGGGCACCCCGGCCGGCGAGTACGAGGTGCCGATCGGCTTCGGCGACGAGCGCAGCACGCTCACCGTCCGGGCGTTCCCGCCCACCGGCGGCCCCGACCTGCTGCGCACCGCCACCGCGTCCTCGTCCGGCGACGAGACGCCCGACTTCCCGGCGTCGGCCGCCACGGACGGCGATCCGGGGACCCGCTGGTCCTCGCCCGTCGAGGACGGCGCCTGGTGGCAGGCGGAGCTGCCCCGAACCACCCGGGTCGGCAAGGTGGTGCTGCACTGGCAGGACGCGTACGCCTCCCGCTACCGCGTCCAGGTCTCCTCCGACGGCCGCAACTGGCGCACGGCGGCCACCGTCCGGGAGGGCGGGGGCGGGCACGAGTCGGTCCGGATGGACGCGAAGGACACCCGCTTCCTCAGGGTCCAGGGCGATGCCCGGGGCACCGAGTTCGGCTACTCGCTGTGGTCCGTGGAGGCGTACGCCGTCGCCGACGAGGGGTAG
- a CDS encoding HNH endonuclease, translating to MPHVLVLNASYEPLGVVPLRRALVLVLENKAICLEESGAFMHSATRAVPAPSVVRLKRFVRVPYRGPVPLTRRALFARDGGRCMYCGAAASSIDHVIPRSRGGQHSWDNVVAACRRCNHVKADRHLPELGWRLHQQPAPPTGLAWRIIGTGHRDPRWLPYLQPFGADDAMARIDGISA from the coding sequence GTGCCGCATGTCCTGGTTCTCAACGCGTCGTACGAACCACTCGGCGTCGTACCGCTCCGCCGCGCGCTCGTTCTCGTCCTCGAAAACAAGGCGATCTGCCTGGAAGAGTCCGGCGCCTTCATGCACAGTGCCACCCGGGCCGTCCCGGCCCCCAGCGTCGTCCGCCTGAAGCGGTTCGTACGCGTCCCCTACCGGGGGCCCGTACCGCTGACCCGCAGGGCGCTCTTCGCCAGGGACGGGGGACGCTGCATGTACTGCGGTGCCGCCGCGTCCAGTATCGACCACGTGATTCCGCGCAGCCGCGGCGGACAGCACTCCTGGGACAACGTGGTGGCGGCCTGCCGCCGCTGCAACCACGTCAAGGCGGACCGGCACCTGCCGGAGCTCGGCTGGCGGCTGCACCAGCAACCCGCCCCGCCCACGGGGCTCGCCTGGCGGATCATCGGCACGGGGCATCGCGACCCGCGCTGGTTGCCGTACTTGCAACCGTTCGGCGCGGACGACGCGATGGCCCGGATCGACGGCATATCGGCCTGA
- a CDS encoding mechanosensitive ion channel family protein yields MSLSALAAAAPSPEPVGSLGEAAEQAGHAASWVEENWSTWLSTGLRIVLIAAIAIMLRIAVRRALTKLIERMNRSAQAVEGTTLGGLLVNAERRRQRSEAIGSVLRSVASFLILGTAVLMILGAFQINLAPLLASAGVAGVAIGFGARNLVTDFLSGVFMILEDQYGVGDTIDAGVASGEVIEVGLRVTKLRGADGEIWYVRNGEVKRIGNLSQGWSTAGVDVMVRPTEDLDRVRAVITEAAEAMAKEEPWSERLWGPVEVLGLDSVLLDSMTVRVSAKTMPGKSLGVERELRWRIKRAFDEAGIRIVGGVPAQAEESAAPDPAASVAAPSAYASATSPQSLATAPITPPLNKGK; encoded by the coding sequence GTGTCCCTGTCCGCCCTGGCGGCCGCAGCCCCGTCACCCGAGCCCGTCGGTTCGTTGGGCGAAGCCGCCGAACAGGCCGGCCACGCCGCGAGCTGGGTGGAGGAGAACTGGTCCACCTGGCTGAGCACAGGTCTGCGCATCGTGCTCATCGCGGCGATCGCGATCATGCTGCGCATCGCGGTCCGGCGCGCTCTCACCAAGCTCATAGAACGGATGAACCGCAGTGCCCAGGCGGTCGAGGGCACCACGCTGGGCGGGCTGCTGGTCAACGCGGAACGCCGCCGCCAGCGCTCGGAGGCGATCGGTTCGGTACTCCGCTCGGTCGCGTCGTTCCTGATCCTCGGCACGGCCGTCCTGATGATCCTGGGCGCGTTCCAGATCAACCTGGCCCCGTTGCTGGCCTCCGCCGGTGTGGCCGGTGTGGCGATCGGTTTCGGCGCGCGCAACCTGGTCACCGACTTCCTGTCCGGCGTCTTCATGATCCTGGAGGACCAGTACGGGGTGGGCGACACCATCGACGCGGGCGTCGCCTCCGGCGAGGTCATCGAGGTCGGCCTGCGGGTCACGAAGCTGCGCGGCGCCGACGGCGAGATCTGGTACGTCCGCAACGGCGAGGTGAAGCGGATCGGCAACCTCAGCCAGGGCTGGTCCACGGCCGGCGTCGATGTGATGGTGCGTCCCACCGAGGACCTGGACCGGGTCCGTGCGGTCATCACCGAGGCCGCCGAGGCCATGGCCAAGGAGGAGCCCTGGTCCGAGCGGCTCTGGGGCCCGGTGGAGGTGCTGGGTCTGGACTCCGTGCTCCTGGACTCGATGACGGTCCGGGTCTCCGCGAAGACGATGCCCGGCAAGTCGCTGGGCGTGGAGCGCGAGTTGCGCTGGCGGATCAAGCGGGCCTTCGACGAGGCGGGCATCCGCATCGTCGGCGGCGTCCCGGCCCAGGCCGAGGAATCCGCCGCCCCCGACCCCGCGGCCTCCGTCGCCGCCCCGTCCGCCTACGCCTCGGCCACCTCCCCCCAGTCCCTGGCCACGGCCCCGATCACCCCGCCGCTGAACAAGGGGAAGTAG
- a CDS encoding ROK family transcriptional regulator, translated as MAGTTPGTPRVLRAMNDRAALDLLLEHGPLSRTRIGKLTGLSKPTASQLLARLEAAGLVVATGTVAGRPGPNAQLYGVNARAAHVAGLDVTARRIVAAVADVTGQTVGQFELRTPGRRADSVVRQVAEALDGAVKDAGLTRSDVHRIVIGTPGAFDPGTGRLRYASHLPGWHSPTLLEELAAFLPMPVEYENDVNLVAVAEQRLGAARGHEDFVLLWNEEGLGAALVINGRLHRGFTGGAGEVGFLPVPGAPLVRQVTKVNAGGFQELAGAQVLARLGRELGIDDELIRAPGTHHEVAARLLARAAEAAQAGEDGPYPRLLDLFATGIATGLASMTAVLDPEVVVLSGEVIAAGGEPLRGRVESELSELAASRPRLIAGEVTHRPVLRGALESALVTTRDEVFDTSR; from the coding sequence ATGGCCGGAACCACACCGGGAACCCCCCGCGTTCTGCGCGCCATGAACGACCGGGCCGCCCTCGACCTGCTGCTGGAGCACGGGCCGCTCTCGCGGACCCGGATCGGGAAGCTGACCGGGCTGTCCAAGCCCACCGCCTCGCAGTTGCTGGCGCGGCTGGAGGCAGCCGGGCTGGTGGTCGCGACCGGGACCGTGGCCGGGCGTCCGGGGCCCAACGCCCAGCTGTACGGGGTGAACGCGCGGGCCGCCCATGTCGCGGGGCTGGACGTGACCGCCCGCCGGATCGTCGCCGCCGTCGCCGACGTGACCGGGCAGACCGTCGGGCAGTTCGAGCTGCGCACCCCCGGGCGGCGCGCCGACAGCGTGGTGCGGCAGGTGGCGGAGGCGCTGGACGGGGCGGTCAAGGACGCCGGGCTCACCCGGTCCGACGTGCACCGGATCGTCATCGGCACCCCCGGCGCCTTCGACCCCGGCACCGGCCGGCTGCGGTACGCCTCGCACCTGCCGGGCTGGCACTCCCCCACGCTGCTGGAGGAGCTGGCCGCCTTCCTGCCGATGCCGGTGGAGTACGAGAACGACGTGAACCTGGTCGCGGTGGCCGAGCAGCGCCTCGGTGCCGCGCGCGGGCACGAGGACTTCGTCCTGCTGTGGAACGAGGAGGGGCTCGGCGCCGCCCTCGTCATCAACGGACGGCTGCACCGCGGCTTCACCGGCGGCGCGGGCGAGGTCGGTTTCCTGCCGGTGCCGGGCGCCCCGCTGGTCCGTCAGGTCACCAAGGTGAACGCGGGCGGCTTCCAGGAGCTGGCGGGGGCGCAGGTGCTGGCCCGGCTGGGCCGGGAGCTGGGCATCGACGACGAGCTGATCCGCGCCCCCGGCACCCACCACGAGGTCGCGGCCCGGCTGCTGGCGCGCGCCGCCGAAGCCGCGCAGGCCGGCGAGGACGGCCCGTACCCCCGGCTGCTCGATCTGTTCGCCACCGGGATCGCGACCGGGCTCGCCTCGATGACCGCCGTGCTGGACCCGGAGGTCGTCGTGCTGTCCGGCGAGGTGATCGCGGCCGGCGGGGAACCGCTGCGCGGCCGGGTGGAGTCCGAGCTGTCCGAACTGGCCGCCTCCCGGCCCCGGCTGATCGCCGGTGAGGTGACGCACCGTCCCGTGCTGCGCGGCGCGCTGGAGAGCGCCCTCGTCACCACGCGCGACGAGGTCTTCGACACGTCCCGCTGA
- a CDS encoding ABC transporter substrate-binding protein — MSGNRRKSAVALAATAALSLFASACTGQSSSGAGDDPSKETTITFWHGWINPSEVKAIRATVDAFRKAHPNIHVKVVGNMTDDKINQALRAGGSKAPDVVSSFTTNNVGKFCSSKAFVDLNPFLKKDGIDPEKTFPKAMNEYTQFDGVRCTVPLLGDAYGLYYNKDAFEEAGITEPPRTWSQLAEVAKKLTKTRGDSYERLGFMPNYHGYETTTEHYLGGWDPEYFDADGKSNIAKDPSFADMLSTQKKLVDGLGGYEKLERFRTSLGDEWGAKHPFHTGQVAMQLDGEWRLGMAEEAKPDFEIGVAPMPVADDQADTYGKGYLTGTIAGIAATSEKQNAAWELVKFMTTDTDAVVNFANAIHNVPSTLAALKSPKLKYDPRFKTFLDIAAHPDSTTTPPSVNGGAYLVSLQNLGFDIEKGRQKDIAAGLKKTAAEIDAAIEQAK; from the coding sequence ATGTCCGGAAACCGCCGGAAGTCGGCCGTCGCGCTCGCCGCGACCGCCGCCCTCTCTCTGTTCGCCTCGGCCTGTACCGGCCAGAGCAGCTCCGGTGCCGGCGATGATCCGTCCAAGGAGACGACCATCACCTTCTGGCACGGCTGGATCAACCCGAGCGAGGTGAAGGCGATCCGGGCGACGGTCGACGCCTTCCGGAAGGCGCACCCCAACATCCACGTGAAGGTCGTCGGCAACATGACCGACGACAAGATCAACCAGGCGCTGCGGGCGGGCGGTTCGAAGGCCCCGGACGTCGTCTCCTCGTTCACCACGAACAACGTCGGCAAGTTCTGTTCGTCGAAGGCGTTCGTCGACCTGAACCCGTTCCTGAAGAAGGACGGCATCGACCCGGAGAAGACCTTCCCGAAGGCGATGAACGAGTACACGCAGTTCGACGGCGTGCGGTGCACCGTGCCGCTGCTCGGCGACGCCTACGGCCTCTACTACAACAAGGACGCGTTCGAGGAGGCCGGCATCACCGAACCGCCCCGGACCTGGTCGCAGCTGGCCGAGGTCGCCAAGAAGCTGACGAAGACCAGGGGCGACTCGTACGAGCGGCTCGGCTTCATGCCGAACTACCACGGCTACGAGACGACGACCGAGCACTACCTCGGCGGCTGGGACCCGGAGTACTTCGACGCGGACGGCAAGTCGAACATCGCGAAGGACCCGTCGTTCGCCGACATGCTGAGCACCCAGAAGAAGCTGGTCGACGGCCTGGGCGGGTACGAGAAGCTGGAGAGGTTCCGCACCTCGCTCGGCGACGAGTGGGGCGCCAAGCACCCGTTCCACACCGGCCAGGTGGCCATGCAGCTGGACGGCGAGTGGCGGCTGGGGATGGCCGAGGAGGCGAAGCCGGACTTCGAGATCGGCGTCGCCCCGATGCCCGTCGCCGACGACCAGGCCGACACCTACGGCAAGGGCTACCTGACCGGCACCATCGCCGGCATCGCCGCCACCTCCGAGAAGCAGAACGCGGCCTGGGAGCTGGTGAAGTTCATGACCACCGACACCGACGCGGTGGTGAACTTCGCCAACGCCATCCACAACGTGCCCTCCACCCTGGCGGCGCTGAAGTCGCCGAAGCTGAAGTACGACCCGCGCTTCAAGACCTTCCTGGACATCGCCGCGCACCCGGACAGCACCACCACCCCGCCCTCGGTGAACGGCGGCGCGTACCTGGTGTCCCTGCAGAACCTCGGGTTCGACATCGAGAAGGGCAGGCAGAAGGACATCGCGGCGGGCCTGAAGAAGACCGCCGCGGAGATCGACGCGGCGATCGAGCAGGCGAAGTAG
- a CDS encoding sugar ABC transporter permease: protein MSTHTLRPGRRHPTLAARRRRSALRTAAFMSPWLIGFCVFFAYPLISTVYFSFTSYDGFTPPEFSGLKNWSFVLNDYPLFWPALRNTLWLVVVMVSCRVVFGLGIGLLITKIKTGTGVFRTLFYLPYLAPPVAATLCFAFLLNPGTGPVNSFLGELGLPTPGWFTDATWSKPALTALAVWGVGDLMVIFMAALLDVPKEQYEAAELDGASSFQRFRFVTLPNISPIILFAVVTGIIQTMQYYTQPFVAGKVASGVIGGSGQQFEPGYPDKSTLTLPQVVYNLGFQRFDYGSACVVALILFVLAMAFTALLMRRRSGLIQAGG, encoded by the coding sequence ATGAGCACCCACACGCTCCGTCCGGGGCGCCGTCACCCGACGCTCGCCGCCAGGCGCCGCCGCTCGGCGCTGAGGACCGCGGCCTTCATGTCGCCGTGGCTGATCGGGTTCTGCGTCTTCTTCGCCTACCCGCTGATCTCCACGGTCTACTTCTCCTTCACCAGCTACGACGGTTTCACGCCCCCCGAGTTCAGCGGGCTGAAGAACTGGTCGTTCGTCCTCAACGACTACCCGCTGTTCTGGCCGGCGCTGCGCAACACGCTCTGGCTGGTCGTGGTCATGGTCAGCTGCCGGGTGGTGTTCGGTCTCGGCATCGGACTGCTGATCACGAAGATCAAGACCGGCACCGGGGTCTTCCGCACCCTGTTCTACCTGCCCTACCTGGCCCCGCCCGTGGCGGCGACCCTCTGCTTCGCCTTCCTGCTCAACCCCGGCACCGGGCCGGTCAACTCGTTCCTCGGCGAGCTGGGGCTGCCCACGCCGGGCTGGTTCACCGACGCCACCTGGTCCAAGCCGGCCCTGACCGCGCTCGCGGTGTGGGGGGTGGGCGACCTGATGGTGATCTTCATGGCCGCGCTGCTCGACGTGCCGAAGGAGCAGTACGAGGCGGCGGAGCTGGACGGGGCGTCCTCGTTCCAGCGCTTCCGCTTCGTCACGCTGCCGAACATCTCGCCGATCATCCTGTTCGCGGTGGTCACCGGGATCATCCAGACGATGCAGTACTACACCCAGCCGTTCGTGGCGGGGAAGGTCGCCTCCGGCGTGATCGGCGGCTCCGGGCAGCAGTTCGAGCCCGGCTATCCCGACAAGTCGACACTGACGCTGCCGCAGGTGGTCTACAACCTCGGCTTCCAGCGCTTCGACTACGGTTCCGCCTGCGTGGTCGCACTCATTCTCTTCGTCCTCGCCATGGCGTTCACCGCACTGCTGATGCGGCGCCGCAGCGGGCTGATCCAGGCAGGTGGGTGA
- a CDS encoding carbohydrate ABC transporter permease: MAQVLDPVKTTVPAPGPATPPERTARRRALLNWIAVHALGVAAALFFVLPFVFLLLTSLMSDQQALTRDLWPHPFEWGNYRKVFEADGFLLWWRNTLLYAGLGTVLTVVSSLPVAYALAKFRFRGRHLSLMLVISMMMLPPQVVVIPMYLFWAKQLDLSGTLWPLIIPMAFGDAFSIFLLRQFLLTIPDEYLDAAKVDGCGELRTLLRVVVPMAKPGIAAVALFQFFYAWNDYFGPQIYASENPAAWTLSYGLDSFKGAHQTDWNLTMAATVLVMAPVILVFFFAQKAFVEGVTLTGVKG, translated from the coding sequence GTGGCACAGGTTCTCGACCCCGTGAAGACGACCGTACCGGCGCCCGGCCCGGCCACCCCGCCCGAACGCACCGCGCGCCGCAGGGCGCTGCTGAACTGGATCGCCGTGCACGCGCTCGGCGTCGCGGCCGCGCTCTTCTTCGTGCTGCCGTTCGTCTTCCTGCTGCTCACCTCGCTGATGAGCGACCAGCAGGCACTGACCCGCGACCTGTGGCCGCACCCCTTCGAGTGGGGCAACTACCGGAAGGTCTTCGAGGCCGACGGCTTCCTGCTCTGGTGGCGCAACACCCTGCTGTACGCGGGGCTCGGCACCGTCCTCACGGTCGTCTCCTCGCTGCCCGTGGCGTACGCGCTCGCCAAGTTCCGCTTCCGGGGCCGGCACCTGTCGCTGATGCTGGTCATCTCGATGATGATGCTGCCGCCGCAGGTCGTCGTCATCCCGATGTACCTGTTCTGGGCGAAGCAGCTGGACCTGTCCGGCACGCTCTGGCCGCTGATCATCCCGATGGCGTTCGGCGACGCGTTCTCCATCTTCCTGCTGCGGCAGTTCCTGCTGACCATCCCGGACGAGTACCTGGACGCCGCGAAGGTCGACGGCTGCGGCGAACTGCGCACCCTGCTCAGGGTCGTGGTGCCGATGGCCAAACCGGGCATCGCCGCCGTCGCGCTCTTCCAGTTCTTCTACGCCTGGAACGACTACTTCGGGCCGCAGATCTACGCCTCGGAGAACCCCGCCGCCTGGACTCTCAGCTACGGGCTGGATTCCTTCAAGGGCGCGCACCAGACCGACTGGAACCTGACCATGGCCGCGACCGTACTGGTCATGGCCCCCGTGATCCTCGTCTTCTTCTTCGCCCAGAAGGCGTTTGTCGAGGGCGTCACACTGACCGGAGTAAAGGGCTGA
- a CDS encoding 6-phospho-beta-glucosidase, with protein MKLAVVGGGSTYTPELIDGFARLRDTLPIEELVLVDPAADRLELVGGLARRIFAKQGHPGRIVTTSDLDAGVADADAVLLQLRVGGQAARNQDETWPLECGCVGQETTGAGGLAKAMRTVPVVLDIAERVRRTNPNAWIIDFTNPVGIVTRALLQAGHKAVGLCNVAIGFQRKFARLLDVTPAEVHLDHVGLNHLTWELGVRLGGPDGENVLPGLLAEHGDTIAGDLRMPRALVDRLGVVPSYYLRYFYAHDEVVKELGTKPSRAAEVAAMEKELLAMYGDPALDEKPALLAKRGGAFYSEAAVDLASSLLGSGGSAVQVVNTYNRGTLPFLPDDAVIEVQARVDGTGAAPLAVPELDPLYAGLIADVTAYEDLALEAALRGGRDRVFKALLAHPLIGQFAYAEALTDKLIAHNREHLAWA; from the coding sequence ATGAAGCTCGCAGTAGTTGGTGGCGGGTCCACCTACACCCCTGAACTGATCGACGGTTTCGCACGGCTGCGGGACACGCTGCCGATCGAGGAGCTGGTGCTCGTCGACCCGGCGGCCGACCGGCTGGAACTCGTCGGCGGCCTCGCCCGGCGGATCTTCGCCAAGCAGGGCCACCCGGGGCGGATCGTCACGACCTCGGACCTGGACGCGGGCGTCGCCGACGCCGACGCGGTCCTGCTCCAGTTGCGCGTCGGCGGCCAGGCCGCCCGCAACCAGGACGAGACCTGGCCGCTGGAGTGCGGCTGCGTCGGCCAGGAGACCACCGGCGCCGGCGGCCTCGCCAAGGCGATGCGCACCGTGCCGGTCGTCCTGGACATCGCCGAACGGGTCCGCCGCACCAACCCGAACGCCTGGATCATCGACTTCACCAACCCGGTCGGCATCGTCACCCGGGCGCTGCTCCAGGCCGGCCACAAGGCCGTCGGCCTGTGCAACGTGGCGATCGGCTTCCAGCGGAAGTTCGCCCGGCTCCTCGACGTCACCCCCGCCGAGGTGCACCTCGACCACGTCGGGCTCAACCACCTGACGTGGGAGCTCGGGGTGCGCCTGGGCGGCCCGGACGGCGAGAACGTCCTGCCGGGGCTGCTCGCCGAGCACGGCGACACCATCGCGGGCGACCTGCGCATGCCCCGGGCGCTCGTCGACCGGCTCGGCGTCGTCCCCTCGTACTACCTGCGTTACTTCTACGCGCACGACGAGGTCGTCAAGGAGCTCGGCACCAAGCCGTCCAGGGCGGCCGAGGTCGCCGCGATGGAGAAGGAACTCCTGGCCATGTACGGCGATCCGGCGCTGGACGAGAAGCCCGCGCTGCTCGCCAAGCGCGGCGGCGCCTTCTACTCGGAGGCCGCCGTGGACCTGGCGTCCTCGCTGCTGGGCTCGGGCGGCTCCGCGGTGCAGGTGGTCAACACCTACAACCGGGGGACGCTGCCGTTCCTGCCGGACGACGCGGTGATCGAGGTGCAGGCCCGGGTCGACGGCACGGGCGCCGCCCCGCTCGCCGTGCCGGAGCTGGACCCGCTGTACGCCGGGCTGATCGCCGATGTGACGGCGTACGAGGACCTGGCCCTGGAGGCGGCCCTGCGCGGCGGCCGGGACCGGGTGTTCAAGGCACTGCTCGCGCATCCGCTGATCGGTCAGTTCGCCTACGCCGAGGCGCTCACCGACAAGCTGATCGCGCACAACCGGGAGCACCTGGCGTGGGCGTGA